The Mytilus galloprovincialis chromosome 4, xbMytGall1.hap1.1, whole genome shotgun sequence genome contains a region encoding:
- the LOC143072962 gene encoding LRP2-binding protein-like, translated as MDMKGTLSAEKVPFTKEKSILNDIAQETKDKPGYGNLTEEELMEKVETILLERIKNGDKKAYFQLGLFYYEQDMFEKARTYFERSKDFDYQSLYMLSCMLYDGIGGEADEKCAIEYLKKIAHSDSRQTQHIKRAAQFNVGRAFFEGYGVGRQSDEEAERYWLMAADDGNPKASILAQTILGMYYSRADTQDLKKAFFWHSEACGNGSIESQGCLGIMYEFGIGVKQDMDSAYVCLKEASDRGNVYAMGNLVGHYYRRKLYTKAADLASRVAQFHDVPLLSNETGCLPGYISKGIALGCFYYARCLHEGHGVKKEPADAQKYYSKSYQYDPDVCARLQNITQHGVI; from the exons ATGGATATGAAGGGAACCTTGTCAGCAGAGAAAGTGCCATTTACAAAGGAAAAGAGTATCCTGAATGACATTGCTCAGGAAACCAAGGACAAGCCTGGCTATGGAAACCTTACTGAAGAAGAACTTATGGAGAAAGTGGAAACTATACTGTTGGAGAGAATAAAAAATGGAGACAAAAAGGCTTATTTCCAGCTTGGATTATTTTATTATGAACAg gatATGTTTGAGAAGGCGAGGACGTATTTTGAGAGATCTAAAGATTTTGATTACCAGTCCCTGTACATGCTGTCATGTATGTTGTATGATGGAATTGGTGGAGAGGCTGATGAA AAATGTGCAATAGAATATTTAAAGAAGATTGCCCATTCAGATTCCAGACAAACTCAACATATTAAAAGAGCAGCACAGTTTAATGTAGGGAGAGCTTTCTTTGAAGGATATGGAGTTGGTAGACAGTCTGATGAAGAGGCAGAAAG GTACTGGTTAATGGCAGCTGATGATGGAAATCCAAAAGCCAGTATACTTGCTCAGACCATATTAGGGATGTATTACTCACGTGCTGATACTCAGGATCTTAAGAAAGCTTTCTTCTGGCATTCAGAGGCTTGTGGAAATGGAAGTATTGAGTCTCAGG GTTGTTTAGGGATAATGTATGAATTCGGAATCGGTGTAAAACAAGATATGGATTCAGCATATGTTTGTTTGAAGGAAGCTTCCGATCGTGGAAATGTGTACGCCATGGGAAATCTAGTCGGTCATTATTACAGGAGAAAACTCTATACCAAAGCTGCTGATTTAGCTTCAAG AGTTGCTCAGTTCCATGATGTTCCATTACTTTCCAATGAAACTGGCTGTCTACCTGGTTACATTTCTAAGGGCATTGCTTTGGGATGTTTTTATTATGCTCGGTGTTTACATGAAGGACATGGAGTCAAGAAAGAACCTGCTGATGCCCAAAAGTATTACTCAAAA TCTTATCAATATGACCCAGATGTTTGTGCAAGACTACAAAACATTACTCAACATGGGGTTATATAG